The Megalobrama amblycephala isolate DHTTF-2021 linkage group LG7, ASM1881202v1, whole genome shotgun sequence genome window below encodes:
- the LOC125271040 gene encoding oleosin-B6-like isoform X2, translating to MKLPGCPTFTDLRTSIASHAKNTHGEDDRIKLAKFMCHDVRTADKFYAMNLSAKQALEHRRLFEQALEGADLSPIQPVGPSSSSSQRKASTPRRRILLVSSSSSASSAAASASASSSSSSSSSSSSSSSSPEAPAQSTSDSSQDAAAMEETAAPAAPASPAAPAAPPAPPAPAAATTSHLMRRARRGNPTVRLTPLKLCLKRKFTSEQLSPLKMKKVVVTKGATLQGMRKNTKGDLHIKKAIQKRRKEKRVRDKRRKHKKDRA from the exons ATGAAGCTGCCCGGCTGTCCGACCTTTACGGACCTGAGAACCTCCATCGCCAGCCAC gcCAAGAACACTCACGGGGAGGACGACCGAATCAAGTTGGCCAAGTTCATGTGCCACGACGTCCGGACGGCCGACAAGTTTTACGCCATGAACTTGTCGGCAAAGCAGGCCTTGGAGCACCGGAGGCTGTTTGAGCAGGCGCTGGAGGGTGCGGACCTCAGTCCGATCCAGCCGGTGGGTCCCTCCTCTTCGTCCAGCCAGCGGAAGGCATCGACGCCCCGACGACGCATCCTCCTGGTGTCGTCCAGCTCCTCCGCCTCCTCCGCCGCCGCCTCCGCCTCCGCCTCCTCCTCGTCCTCCTCCTCGTCCTCCTCCtcgtcctcctcctcctctccagAGGCTCCCGCCCAGTCCACCTCAGACTCGAGCCAG GACGCAGCCGCCATGGAAGAGACAGCCGCCCCCGCCGCGCCCGCCAGCCCCGCCGCCCCTGCTGCCCCTCCTGCCCCTCCTGCCCCTGCCGCCGCCACCACCAGCCACCTGATGCGTCGGGCCAGAAGGGGGAACCCGACGGTCAGGCTGACACCGCTGAAGTTGTGTCTCAAGCGCAAATTCACCTCAGAACAGCTTTCGCCGCTGAAGATGAAGAAGGTGGTGGTAACGAAGGGTGCCACTCTGCAGGGGATGCGGAAAAACACGAAGGGCGACTTGCACATCAAGAAAGCAATACAAAAGCGGCGAAAAGAGAAGAGGGTCCGGGACAAAAGGAGGAAGCACAAGAAGGACCGAGCTTAA
- the LOC125271040 gene encoding oleosin-B6-like isoform X1: MKLPGCPTFTDLRTSIASHVSIPFSSTLFCSLSQRSISLTPLCFSFYFQAKNTHGEDDRIKLAKFMCHDVRTADKFYAMNLSAKQALEHRRLFEQALEGADLSPIQPVGPSSSSSQRKASTPRRRILLVSSSSSASSAAASASASSSSSSSSSSSSSSSSPEAPAQSTSDSSQDAAAMEETAAPAAPASPAAPAAPPAPPAPAAATTSHLMRRARRGNPTVRLTPLKLCLKRKFTSEQLSPLKMKKVVVTKGATLQGMRKNTKGDLHIKKAIQKRRKEKRVRDKRRKHKKDRA; the protein is encoded by the exons ATGAAGCTGCCCGGCTGTCCGACCTTTACGGACCTGAGAACCTCCATCGCCAGCCACGTAAGCATTCCTTTCTCGAGcactttgttttgttctttgtctCAGCGGTCCATCTCACTCACCCccctttgtttttcattttattttcaggcCAAGAACACTCACGGGGAGGACGACCGAATCAAGTTGGCCAAGTTCATGTGCCACGACGTCCGGACGGCCGACAAGTTTTACGCCATGAACTTGTCGGCAAAGCAGGCCTTGGAGCACCGGAGGCTGTTTGAGCAGGCGCTGGAGGGTGCGGACCTCAGTCCGATCCAGCCGGTGGGTCCCTCCTCTTCGTCCAGCCAGCGGAAGGCATCGACGCCCCGACGACGCATCCTCCTGGTGTCGTCCAGCTCCTCCGCCTCCTCCGCCGCCGCCTCCGCCTCCGCCTCCTCCTCGTCCTCCTCCTCGTCCTCCTCCtcgtcctcctcctcctctccagAGGCTCCCGCCCAGTCCACCTCAGACTCGAGCCAG GACGCAGCCGCCATGGAAGAGACAGCCGCCCCCGCCGCGCCCGCCAGCCCCGCCGCCCCTGCTGCCCCTCCTGCCCCTCCTGCCCCTGCCGCCGCCACCACCAGCCACCTGATGCGTCGGGCCAGAAGGGGGAACCCGACGGTCAGGCTGACACCGCTGAAGTTGTGTCTCAAGCGCAAATTCACCTCAGAACAGCTTTCGCCGCTGAAGATGAAGAAGGTGGTGGTAACGAAGGGTGCCACTCTGCAGGGGATGCGGAAAAACACGAAGGGCGACTTGCACATCAAGAAAGCAATACAAAAGCGGCGAAAAGAGAAGAGGGTCCGGGACAAAAGGAGGAAGCACAAGAAGGACCGAGCTTAA